In a genomic window of Microterricola viridarii:
- a CDS encoding TerC family protein, which translates to MHPDLPIAFEVGSLILLTLILVADLLIVFKRPHVPSMKEASLWVAFYVVLALIFAGLMLLFAGGEFAGQFLAGWLTEYSLSIDNLFVFVIIMARFSVPRKYQQEVLMVGIIIALVLRGVFILLGAQLIESFSWVFYIFGAFLLFTAIKQAFGKEEEGDGENGLIRWLRRRVTISDDYDGAKVRTVIDGRKVLTPMIIVFIAIGTTDLIFALDSIPAIFGITQSPFIVFTANVFALMGLRQLYFLLGGLLERLEYLKYGIAFILFFIGVKLVFHAMHTNELPFINGGEGIAWAPEIDTWTSLGVIIGSMAIATIASLIKARSDAKKRGHTLLEEVPHFTEE; encoded by the coding sequence GTGCACCCCGATCTGCCCATCGCATTCGAAGTCGGATCGCTGATCCTGCTGACGCTCATCCTCGTCGCAGACCTGCTGATCGTCTTCAAGCGCCCCCACGTGCCCTCCATGAAGGAAGCCTCGCTGTGGGTCGCCTTCTACGTCGTCCTCGCCCTGATCTTCGCCGGGCTCATGCTGCTCTTCGCCGGCGGCGAGTTCGCGGGCCAGTTCCTGGCCGGTTGGCTCACCGAGTACAGCCTGTCGATAGACAACCTCTTCGTGTTCGTCATCATCATGGCCCGCTTCAGCGTGCCGAGGAAGTACCAGCAAGAGGTGCTGATGGTGGGCATCATCATCGCCCTCGTGCTGCGCGGAGTCTTCATCCTGCTCGGTGCCCAGCTCATCGAGAGCTTCAGCTGGGTCTTCTACATCTTCGGCGCCTTCCTGCTCTTCACCGCCATCAAGCAGGCATTCGGCAAGGAGGAGGAGGGCGACGGCGAGAACGGTCTCATCCGCTGGCTGCGCCGCCGCGTCACGATCAGCGACGACTACGACGGCGCCAAGGTGCGCACCGTCATCGACGGCCGCAAGGTGCTCACCCCGATGATCATCGTCTTCATCGCCATCGGCACCACGGACCTCATCTTCGCGCTCGACTCGATCCCGGCCATCTTCGGCATCACGCAGAGCCCGTTCATCGTGTTCACCGCGAACGTCTTCGCGCTGATGGGCCTCCGCCAGCTCTACTTCCTGCTCGGCGGGCTGCTGGAGCGCCTCGAGTACCTCAAGTACGGCATCGCGTTCATCCTGTTCTTCATCGGCGTCAAGCTCGTCTTCCACGCCATGCACACCAACGAGCTGCCGTTCATCAACGGCGGCGAGGGCATCGCCTGGGCGCCCGAGATCGACACCTGGACCTCGCTGGGCGTGATCATCGGCTCCATGGCGATCGCCACCATCGCCAGCCTGATCAAGGCGCGCTCGGACGCCAAGAAGCGCGGTCACACGCTACTCGAAGAGGTCCCGCACTTCACCGAGGAGTAA
- a CDS encoding PP2C family protein-serine/threonine phosphatase, producing the protein MAIDQPSPFALPGGTLDLFVEARSDVGAVRKVNEDSLLAAAPVFLVADGMGGHAKGDAASQAVVQVFAEHIAPGVLTTPEQVLDAIHSANDAVRDLSTVGDSGTAVAGTTLTGVALVDAGPDEEGESFRWMVFNVGDSRVYGWDGRVLRQQSVDHSAVQEMVDAGLISAEDAEQHPERNVITRALGAEDSVDVDVWLNQPREYGTYLVCSDGLSKELERSEISAIFARHEAQGDFTGIADELVEAALEAGGSDNVSVVVVRAATP; encoded by the coding sequence GTGGCAATTGACCAGCCGAGCCCCTTCGCGCTGCCGGGCGGAACGCTCGACCTCTTCGTGGAGGCGCGGAGCGACGTCGGGGCGGTGCGCAAGGTGAACGAGGACTCGCTGCTGGCGGCGGCGCCCGTCTTCCTCGTCGCCGACGGCATGGGCGGGCACGCCAAGGGCGACGCGGCCAGCCAGGCCGTCGTCCAGGTCTTCGCCGAGCACATCGCCCCGGGCGTGCTCACCACCCCGGAGCAGGTGCTCGACGCGATCCACTCCGCCAACGACGCCGTGCGCGATCTCAGCACGGTCGGCGACTCCGGCACCGCGGTGGCCGGCACCACCCTCACCGGCGTCGCCCTCGTCGACGCCGGACCGGACGAGGAGGGGGAGAGCTTCCGCTGGATGGTCTTCAACGTCGGCGACTCCCGCGTCTACGGCTGGGACGGCCGCGTGCTCCGTCAGCAGAGCGTCGACCACTCGGCGGTGCAGGAGATGGTGGATGCCGGCCTGATCAGCGCAGAGGATGCCGAGCAGCATCCGGAGCGCAACGTCATCACCCGCGCCCTCGGCGCGGAGGACAGCGTCGATGTCGACGTCTGGCTGAACCAGCCGCGCGAGTACGGCACCTACCTGGTCTGCTCCGACGGGCTCAGCAAGGAGTTGGAGCGCAGCGAGATCTCGGCGATCTTCGCCAGGCACGAGGCCCAGGGCGACTTCACCGGCATCGCCGACGAACTCGTCGAGGCCGCGCTGGAAGCCGGCGGAAGTGACAATGTTTCGGTGGTTGTCGTGCGTGCGGCGACCCCCTGA
- the leuC gene encoding 3-isopropylmalate dehydratase large subunit yields the protein MTSESRTAARPRTLAEKVWDAHLVKKGEDGTPDLIYIDLHLVHEVTSPQAFDGLRLAGRPLRRPDLTIATEDHNTPTLAIDKPIADLTSRTQIETLRRNCEEFGVRLHSLGDIEQGIVHVVGPQLGLTQPGITVVCGDSHTSTHGAFGAMAFGIGTSEVEHVMATQTLPLKPFKTMAITVEGTLRPGVTAKDIILAVITKIGTGGGQGYVLEYRGSAIRALSMDGRMTICNMSIEAGARAGMVAPDATTYEYLKGRAHAPEGQDWDDAVAYWDTLATDKGAAFDAEVVIDADTLEPFVTWGTNPGQGASLSDSVPNPNDFADANERAAAERALEYMDLTAGTPLKEVAVDAVFMGSCTNSRIEDLRAFASIIQGQKKADGVRVMVVPGSARVRIEAEAEGLDKIITDFGAEWRFAGCSMCLGMNPDQLAPGERCASTSNRNFEGRQGKGGRTHLVSPLVAAATAIRGTLSSPWDLEHSSDLTVTSGEAK from the coding sequence ATGACTAGCGAATCACGCACTGCTGCACGCCCGCGCACCCTGGCCGAGAAGGTCTGGGATGCCCACCTGGTCAAGAAGGGTGAGGACGGCACGCCGGACCTCATCTACATCGACCTGCACCTCGTCCACGAGGTCACGAGCCCCCAGGCCTTCGACGGCCTGCGCCTGGCCGGTCGCCCGCTCCGCCGCCCCGATCTGACGATCGCCACGGAAGACCACAACACCCCGACGCTGGCCATCGACAAGCCCATCGCCGACCTCACCAGCCGCACCCAGATCGAGACGCTGCGCCGCAACTGCGAGGAGTTCGGCGTGCGCCTGCACTCGCTCGGGGACATCGAGCAGGGCATCGTGCACGTCGTCGGGCCGCAGCTGGGCCTCACCCAGCCCGGCATCACCGTGGTCTGCGGCGACTCGCACACCTCCACCCACGGCGCATTCGGCGCGATGGCGTTCGGCATCGGCACCAGCGAGGTCGAGCACGTCATGGCCACGCAGACCCTGCCGCTGAAGCCGTTCAAGACGATGGCCATCACCGTCGAGGGAACGCTGCGCCCCGGCGTCACCGCCAAGGACATCATCCTCGCCGTGATCACCAAGATCGGCACCGGCGGCGGCCAGGGCTACGTGCTCGAGTACCGCGGCAGCGCCATCCGCGCGCTGTCGATGGACGGCCGCATGACCATCTGCAACATGTCGATCGAGGCCGGCGCCCGCGCCGGCATGGTGGCACCGGATGCCACCACCTACGAGTACCTGAAGGGCCGCGCCCACGCGCCGGAGGGCCAGGACTGGGACGACGCCGTCGCCTACTGGGACACGCTGGCCACCGACAAGGGCGCTGCCTTCGACGCCGAGGTTGTCATCGACGCCGACACGCTCGAGCCCTTCGTCACCTGGGGCACCAACCCCGGCCAGGGGGCTTCGCTCAGCGACAGCGTGCCGAACCCGAACGACTTCGCCGACGCCAACGAGCGTGCCGCGGCCGAGCGCGCGCTCGAGTACATGGACCTCACCGCCGGCACCCCGCTCAAGGAGGTGGCCGTCGACGCCGTCTTCATGGGCTCCTGCACGAACAGCCGGATCGAGGACCTGCGGGCATTCGCCAGCATCATCCAGGGCCAGAAGAAGGCCGACGGCGTGCGCGTCATGGTCGTCCCCGGCTCCGCCCGGGTGCGCATCGAGGCCGAGGCCGAGGGCCTGGACAAGATCATCACCGACTTCGGCGCCGAATGGCGCTTCGCCGGCTGCTCGATGTGCCTCGGCATGAACCCAGACCAGCTGGCGCCGGGGGAGCGCTGCGCGTCGACCTCGAACCGCAACTTCGAGGGGCGTCAGGGCAAGGGCGGCCGCACCCACCTCGTCTCGCCGCTCGTGGCGGCGGCCACCGCCATCCGCGGAACCCTCTCGAGCCCGTGGGACCTCGAGCACAGCAGCGATTTGACCGTCACCAGCGGAGAGGCGAAGTAG
- the leuD gene encoding 3-isopropylmalate dehydratase small subunit produces MEKFTTVTGVAAPLRRSNVDTDQIIPAVFLKRVTKTGFEDALFHGWRQDPEFVLNKPEFQGARILVAGADFGTGSSREHAVWALRDFGFDVVLSPRFGDIFRGNSGKQGLLAAAITEDEVEALWAAIEANPGTEMTVDLVARTATIGDLQVSFEVDDYTRWRLLEGLDDIGLTLRDEALISEFEATRESWRPQTLPVK; encoded by the coding sequence ATGGAGAAGTTCACCACCGTCACCGGAGTCGCCGCCCCGCTGCGCCGCTCCAACGTCGACACCGACCAGATCATCCCCGCCGTCTTCCTCAAGCGGGTCACCAAGACCGGCTTCGAGGACGCGCTGTTCCACGGCTGGCGCCAGGACCCGGAATTCGTGCTCAACAAGCCCGAGTTCCAGGGTGCGCGAATTCTCGTGGCTGGCGCCGACTTCGGCACCGGCTCGTCCCGCGAGCACGCCGTCTGGGCGCTGCGCGACTTCGGTTTCGACGTCGTGCTGAGCCCGCGCTTCGGCGACATCTTCCGCGGGAACTCAGGCAAGCAGGGCCTGCTCGCCGCGGCGATCACCGAGGACGAGGTCGAGGCGTTGTGGGCCGCCATCGAGGCGAACCCCGGCACTGAGATGACCGTCGACCTGGTGGCGCGCACCGCAACCATCGGGGACCTTCAGGTTTCCTTCGAGGTGGACGATTACACTCGATGGAGGTTGCTCGAAGGTCTGGACGACATCGGGCTCACCCTGCGCGACGAAGCGTTGATCTCAGAATTCGAGGCCACCCGCGAGAGCTGGCGACCCCAGACTCTCCCAGTAAAGTAG